From the Astyanax mexicanus isolate ESR-SI-001 chromosome 9, AstMex3_surface, whole genome shotgun sequence genome, one window contains:
- the LOC103037946 gene encoding synaptotagmin-11 → MRGRADTRSGARAAQRGVTGGVWADSEGLHYEADSEGPGGPVNNTETTTHYRHAETHTTMRIHLTVHLQILLAVGLAIFCFCLVLGCIICWRRRKSFSYSDKEAGLSLPSGTLDHVTVTLSPSPSINVLPIKQQYEELDGDVLDYPPQDSSSTPSEDDLSSLSRVQVDPKGPQKSSFPLRRLSSPVLCSSPSKLSVRGRASLPSIPKLGLVSKTRRALDRRSTVAGDNFLCTENSKLTSGDQQGALSSSPYGSSPQWEPSSPKYGSSSRRSSISSKQPPSLHFTLLFSPAEGTLTVTVLGLFRASRRVSGATVRASLPPVCPAALQGVPARRHSLSPEPQAQVLTLQAGSLEELKSCTLRLVAYGKDFSGLRETPLGDLELTCAEMDWEADAAVMYNLQLNPARRRLKKSQSTQESLGSLKVCPSRPLGQLFILLQYQTQAQRIKVMVRKAENLAKLTRMPGAADHYVVINLRQGGKVICTKETKGASGSNAVWNAPFLFDLPAGDIVRLSLVLEFIVMQGRLYTKSSVLGRVLIGYEGPEAGQQHWKEMCDRGQVETARWHTLQPDTL, encoded by the exons ATGAGAGGGAGAGCAGACACGCGGAGCGGAGCACGCGCTGCCCAGAGGGGCGTTACCGGGGGAGTGTGGGCTGATAGTGAAGGACTGCATTACGAGGCAGACAGTGAGGGTCCCGGGGGTCCCGTAAACAACACAGAAACAACCACACACTACAGACACGCAGAGACACACACAACCATGAGGATCCACCTGACAG TTCACCTTCAGATCCTGCTGGCAGTTGGCCTGGCCATCTTCTGCTTCTGCCTTGTATTGGGCTGCATCATTTGCTGGCGCCGCAGGAAGTCCTTCTCCTATAGTGACAAAGAGGCGGGGCTCTCCCTTCCCTCTGGTACTCTGGATCATGTGACTGTGACTTTAAGTCCTTCCCCATCCATCAATGTCCTACCCATCAAACAACAGTATGAAGAGCTTGACGGTGATGTATTGGACTATCCACCTCAGGACAGCAGTTCCACTCCCTCAGAGGATGACCTGAGCTCTCTTTCACGTGTCCAGGTGGATCCAAAAGGGCCTCAGAAGTCTAGCTTCCCCCTGCGGCGCCTCAGTTCGCCGGTTCTGTGTTCCTCTCCCTCTAAACTGTCCGTCCGTGGCCGTGCCTCCCTCCCCAGCATCCCTAAACTCGGCCTGGTGTCTAAAACCCGCCGCGCCTTGGACCGTCGCTCCACAGTGGCTGGCGACAACTTCTTGTGCACAGAAAACAGCAAGCTGACCAGTGGCGACCAACAGGGGGCGCTGTCTTCATCCCCATATGGCTCCAGTCCACAGTGGGAACCATCGTCGCCTAAGTACGGCTCCAGCTCCAGACGCAGTTCCATTTCCAGCAAGCAACCACCATCCCTGCACTTTACCCTGCTCTTCTCACCAGCAGAGGGCACTCTTACAGTCACAGTCCTGGGGCTGTTCCGGGCTTCCCGCAGGGTAAGTGGGGCAACAGTCCGAGCCAGTTTGCCCCCTGTCTGCCCAGCTGCCCTGCAGGGGGTTCCAGCACGGAGGCACAGTCTGAGTCCAGAGCCCCAGGCTCAGGTCCTCACCCTGCAGGCTGGCTCTCTGGAGGAGCTGAAGTCCTGCACACTGAGGCTGGTCGCTTACGGCAAAGATTTCTCCGGCCTCCGGGAGACGCCACTGGGGGACCTGGAGCTGACCTGTGCAGAGATGGACTGGGAAGCAGACGCAGCTGTCATGTACAACCTCCAGCTCAACCCAGCAAGGAGGAGGCTCAAAAAG AGTCAGAGCACTCAGGAGTCACTGGGCAGTCTGAAGGTGTGTCCCTCCAGACCCCTGGGTCAGCTCTTCATCCTGCTCCAGTACCAGACGCAGGCCCAACGCATCAAAGTAATGGTGCGCAAGGCGGAGAACCTGGCCAAGCTAACTAGAATGCCCGGAGCTGCAG ATCACTACGTTGTCATCAACCTGCGGCAGGGTGGGAAAGTGATCTGCACTAAGGAGACGAAGGGAGCGAGTGGCTCTAATGCGGTTTGGAACGCACCTTTCCTGTTCGACTTACCAGCTGGTGACATCGTCAGGCTTTCATTGGTCTTGGAGTTCATCGTCATGCAG GGGAGGCTGTACACAAAAAGCAGTGTCTTGGGCCGCGTTCTGATTGGTTACGAGGGTCCGGAGGCGGGGCAGCAGCACTGGAAAGAGATGTGTGATCGAGGGCAGGTGGAGACCGCACGCTGGCACACACTCCAGCCAGATACACTGTAG